A stretch of DNA from Streptomyces xanthii:
CAGGCTAAATGCACATTCCGGCAAATGGGACATAAACCGCCGTGTCGCCGGCCGCCGGATATCCGGGCGTGAGCCGCGAGCGCGCGACGGTAGCCTTGAGGGGTGATTGACCTTCGCCTGCTCCGTGAGGACCCCGACCGTGTTCGCGCCTCCCAGCGCGCCCGTGGAGAGGACGTCGCCCTCGTCGACTCCGTCCTGTCCGCCGACGAGCGGCGCAGGTCGTCCGGGCTCCGCTTCGACGAACTGCGCTCCGAGCAGAAGGCGCTCGGCAAGCTCATGGGCAAGGCCACGCCCGAGGAGCGCGCGGAGCTGCTGAAGAAGGGCGAGTCCCTCAAGGCGGACGTGAAGGCCGCCGAGGCCGAGCAGCGCGAGGCCGAGGAGGAGACCAAGACCCTCGCCCTCCAGCTGGGCAACATCGTGCACCCCGACGTCCCGCGCGGCGGCGAGGAGGACTTCGTCGTCCTCGAGACGCACGGCACGATCCGCGACTTCGGCGCCGAGGGCTTCGAGCCCAAGGACCACCTGGAGCTCGGCGAGGCGCTCGGTGCCATCGACGTCGAGCGCGGCGCGAAGGTCTCCGGCTCGCGCTTCTACTACCTGACGGGCGTCGGCGCGCTCCTGGAGCTCGCGCTGGTCAACGCGGCGATCGCCCAGGCCACCGAGGCCGGCTTCACGCCGATGCTGACCCCCGCCCTGGTGCGCCCGCGCGCCATGGAGGGCACCGGCTTCCTCGGCCAGGCCGCGGAGAACGTGTACCACCTGGAGAAGGACGACTACTACCTGGTCGGCACCTCCGAGGTCCCGCTCGCCGCGTACCACATGGACGAGATCGTCGACGCGAACCAGCTGCCGCTGCGCTACGCGGGCTTCTCCCCGTGCTTCCGCCGCGAGGCCGGCACGTACGGCAAGGACACCCGCGGCATCTTCCGCGTGCACCAGTTCGACAAGGTCGAGATGTTCTCGTACGTCGACCCGGCCGACGCGGAGAACGAGCACAAGCGTCTCCTGGAGTGGGAGAAGCAGTGGCTGACCGGCCTCGAGCTGCCCTTCCAGGTGATCGACGTCGCCACCGGTGACCTCGGCGCCTCGGCCTCGCGCAAGTTCGACTGCGAGGCGTGGATCCCGACCCAGGGCAAGTACCGCGAGCTGACCTCGGCGTCGAACTGCGACGGG
This window harbors:
- the serS gene encoding serine--tRNA ligase; protein product: MIDLRLLREDPDRVRASQRARGEDVALVDSVLSADERRRSSGLRFDELRSEQKALGKLMGKATPEERAELLKKGESLKADVKAAEAEQREAEEETKTLALQLGNIVHPDVPRGGEEDFVVLETHGTIRDFGAEGFEPKDHLELGEALGAIDVERGAKVSGSRFYYLTGVGALLELALVNAAIAQATEAGFTPMLTPALVRPRAMEGTGFLGQAAENVYHLEKDDYYLVGTSEVPLAAYHMDEIVDANQLPLRYAGFSPCFRREAGTYGKDTRGIFRVHQFDKVEMFSYVDPADAENEHKRLLEWEKQWLTGLELPFQVIDVATGDLGASASRKFDCEAWIPTQGKYRELTSASNCDGFQARRLSIRMRDGKKVQPLATLNGTLCAVPRTIVAILENHQQADGSVRVPEVLRPYLGGRTVLEPK